A single region of the Plantactinospora soyae genome encodes:
- a CDS encoding phosphotransferase enzyme family protein yields the protein MFVEARTRPVLAEVCQRLGYSETDATLLRHHTNAVYAVGDVVIKIAPAEFDFHRMRPIMNLVWWLVDQGFPTVRPSSHLHQPLRVGNHAITVWERLDPAHDNPITTAELGALLRQLHALPDPPVSLPTLQPVQSVHDSVTRSMVLNHDDRDLMLRRLEALAATWTDMTFPLGASLIQSDPQIRNALRRIDGTPVLADWDGAGIGPREWDIATVAVHCRRFAHPNPTAFTDFITAYGWDPTGWQSFEPLCQLRELQMIATNARKSRTGTPAAAEVHQRINGLRHEGQELERWRIL from the coding sequence ATGTTCGTCGAGGCGCGAACGCGTCCCGTGCTCGCCGAGGTGTGCCAGCGCCTCGGCTACTCCGAGACTGACGCGACCTTGCTGCGGCATCACACCAACGCCGTGTACGCGGTCGGCGACGTGGTAATAAAGATCGCGCCAGCGGAGTTCGACTTCCACCGCATGCGACCGATCATGAACCTCGTCTGGTGGCTGGTTGACCAAGGCTTCCCGACCGTGCGACCCAGTTCGCACCTCCACCAACCGCTGCGGGTCGGCAACCACGCGATCACCGTCTGGGAACGTCTAGATCCGGCCCACGACAACCCAATCACCACCGCCGAGCTTGGTGCACTCCTTCGGCAGCTACACGCGCTGCCAGACCCGCCCGTGAGCTTGCCGACGCTACAGCCCGTGCAGAGCGTGCACGACTCCGTCACCCGGTCCATGGTCCTGAACCACGACGACCGTGACCTCATGCTCAGGCGGCTGGAAGCGCTTGCCGCCACATGGACGGATATGACATTTCCCCTAGGAGCGAGTCTGATCCAGTCCGACCCCCAGATCCGTAACGCGCTACGCCGCATCGACGGGACACCCGTGCTCGCCGACTGGGACGGAGCTGGCATCGGCCCGAGAGAATGGGACATCGCCACGGTGGCTGTCCACTGCCGCCGATTTGCCCACCCTAACCCCACCGCCTTCACCGACTTCATCACCGCGTACGGCTGGGACCCCACCGGATGGCAGAGCTTCGAGCCCTTGTGCCAACTCCGCGAACTTCAGATGATCGCCACCAACGCCCGCAAATCCCGAACCGGCACCCCAGCCGCCGCCGAAGTCCACCAGCGAATCAACGGACTCCGGCACGAAGGTCAAGAACTCGAACGATGGCGGATCCTCTGA
- a CDS encoding glycosyltransferase family protein — MMPGQTTLTQPQRRDHVDGLSMPAHEMPAPAVAPAQAPARLSLLYLLNVTNPGRLSADSGLLFADILAPALLDQGVRFTVAGPVGVSDPRAGHIEVSAPTTKYRARFAFDVDACAALLRRVRPEVVIANQIEAAPGVRAAMLEAGIDALLAGYCHYLPFHLDPAGQLRLDPSLNDAGLGHPVLLSFFAGLMACDRVMVHSSTAERWVTETAGRLGLDLGDRVRIVPAPADPNLVRRTGEMPDPGLPVGIYNHRLYEHYGTGQFLEVARQLGAARVRARLRVTDLLGQRRPDRIRLDNSPERYLAQLGALDNVEIVADTVERQRYRRLLAGATFAFAPFRPGTIWSMSVVDCLSMGLPLLTRRLGWLGEIGDPELTFDTPAEAVAIVRRLVTDPGFAAAAMDRAIRSTAGLTPDVVATAYLKAITR; from the coding sequence ATGATGCCTGGCCAGACGACACTCACCCAACCGCAGCGCCGCGACCACGTAGACGGACTGAGCATGCCGGCACATGAGATGCCGGCACCGGCCGTCGCCCCGGCTCAGGCACCGGCGAGGCTGTCGCTGTTGTATTTGCTCAACGTGACCAACCCGGGACGGCTGTCGGCTGACTCGGGATTGCTGTTCGCGGACATCCTCGCGCCGGCCTTGCTCGACCAGGGCGTTCGGTTCACGGTCGCGGGACCGGTGGGTGTCTCCGATCCTCGGGCCGGTCACATCGAGGTGTCCGCGCCCACGACGAAGTACCGGGCGCGGTTTGCGTTCGATGTCGACGCGTGCGCCGCGTTGCTGCGTCGGGTACGCCCAGAGGTCGTGATTGCCAACCAGATCGAGGCCGCGCCCGGTGTGCGGGCCGCGATGTTGGAGGCCGGCATCGACGCGCTGCTGGCCGGTTACTGCCACTACCTGCCATTCCACCTCGACCCGGCAGGCCAACTGCGCTTGGACCCGTCGCTGAACGACGCCGGTCTCGGGCACCCCGTGTTGCTGTCGTTCTTCGCCGGGCTTATGGCCTGCGACCGGGTAATGGTTCATTCGAGCACCGCCGAGAGATGGGTAACCGAGACCGCGGGGCGGCTCGGTCTGGACCTCGGTGACCGCGTTCGGATCGTACCGGCGCCGGCAGACCCGAATCTGGTCCGCAGGACGGGCGAGATGCCCGATCCGGGGCTGCCGGTCGGCATCTACAACCACCGCCTGTACGAGCACTACGGCACCGGGCAGTTCCTTGAGGTGGCGCGACAGTTGGGCGCCGCGCGTGTCCGTGCCCGGCTGCGGGTCACCGACCTTCTGGGCCAGCGCCGGCCGGACCGGATCCGACTCGACAACAGCCCGGAACGCTACCTGGCTCAACTCGGCGCACTGGACAACGTCGAGATCGTCGCCGATACCGTCGAGCGTCAGCGCTACCGGCGATTGCTCGCCGGAGCCACCTTCGCGTTCGCCCCCTTTCGCCCGGGCACCATCTGGTCGATGTCCGTGGTCGACTGCCTATCCATGGGCTTGCCCCTGCTGACCCGCCGGTTGGGCTGGCTGGGCGAGATCGGCGACCCGGAGCTGACGTTCGATACCCCTGCCGAGGCCGTAGCGATCGTGCGGCGTCTTGTGACAGACCCCGGCTTCGCCGCCGCAGCCATGGATCGGGCGATCCGCTCCACCGCCGGCCTGACCCCCGATGTCGTCGCCACCGCCTACTTGAAGGCAATCACCCGATGA
- a CDS encoding glycosyltransferase family protein, with translation MTTAAAPLVLIEPAAGSIGGHWFQAAIRLARQCTAEGRVCMVVAPGGIEPTARAALHRAGAHVLGRVGREPTERALWAASRLLDRASRLTGRLARHRRLPHQIGALARCLAEAAALRAGTRRVWTDRPVVVVLSASGALHGLAAALSRTAHIRVVHEVPTTEDRVLRLIGQLASANLHQVRVVCPTKAVRARLAHLFPGLPVGVWPFALADAEPRLSDAERTAARADFGLQPDDTALALVGGWWPHKDIPTVAAALARLPRPVCVLVAGHPLDPVLLRGLAAAADGRVHALPGPAPRWHIRRVYAAADAAIVARRAGVGKESGLIADCTVLGVPLLVSDHDPAITDLLGNRPWVRLFRTANPAALAAAITDLARRPLPRPAPGEAAHLGLPTAATTLAFWTDLATDLGRNQHHADPAADRRHRAG, from the coding sequence ATGACCACCGCCGCCGCGCCGTTGGTGCTCATCGAACCGGCGGCCGGCTCGATCGGCGGTCACTGGTTCCAGGCTGCTATCCGCCTGGCCCGGCAGTGCACCGCCGAGGGACGCGTGTGCATGGTCGTCGCCCCCGGTGGTATCGAGCCGACCGCCCGCGCCGCTCTCCACCGCGCGGGAGCACACGTCCTCGGGCGCGTCGGCCGCGAGCCCACCGAGCGTGCGTTATGGGCGGCCAGTCGGCTACTCGACCGCGCCAGCCGGCTCACGGGCCGGCTGGCGCGGCACCGCCGGCTGCCGCACCAGATCGGCGCTCTCGCCCGGTGTCTGGCCGAAGCGGCGGCGCTGCGGGCGGGTACGCGCCGCGTCTGGACCGACAGACCGGTCGTGGTGGTGCTGTCAGCCAGCGGCGCGTTGCACGGCCTCGCCGCCGCACTGTCCCGCACAGCCCATATCCGGGTGGTGCACGAGGTTCCCACGACCGAGGACCGAGTACTACGCCTCATCGGTCAGCTCGCGTCCGCGAACCTCCACCAGGTCCGCGTGGTGTGTCCCACCAAGGCGGTCCGGGCACGGCTGGCGCACCTGTTCCCCGGGCTGCCGGTCGGAGTCTGGCCGTTCGCGCTCGCGGATGCCGAACCACGCCTCAGCGACGCCGAGCGCACCGCCGCCAGGGCGGACTTCGGGCTCCAGCCCGACGACACGGCGCTCGCCCTGGTCGGCGGATGGTGGCCCCACAAGGACATCCCCACCGTCGCGGCGGCCCTGGCCCGGCTGCCCCGTCCGGTCTGCGTGCTCGTCGCCGGGCACCCCCTCGATCCGGTGTTGCTGCGCGGCCTCGCCGCCGCCGCGGACGGCCGGGTGCACGCGCTACCCGGCCCGGCACCTCGCTGGCACATCCGCCGCGTCTACGCCGCCGCCGACGCCGCGATCGTCGCCCGCCGAGCCGGTGTCGGCAAGGAGAGCGGCCTGATCGCCGACTGCACGGTCCTCGGCGTGCCGTTGCTGGTCTCCGATCACGACCCCGCCATCACCGACCTGCTCGGCAACCGGCCCTGGGTGCGCCTGTTCCGCACCGCCAACCCCGCTGCCCTCGCCGCAGCGATCACCGACCTGGCCCGCCGGCCGCTGCCTCGCCCAGCACCAGGCGAGGCAGCCCACCTCGGCCTGCCCACCGCAGCGACCACGCTCGCGTTCTGGACCGACCTGGCCACCGACCTCGGGAGGAATCAACACCATGCCGATCCCGCCGCTGATCGCCGTCATCGGGCCGGTTGA
- a CDS encoding glycosyltransferase family 2 protein, giving the protein MPIPPLIAVIGPVEPDLLTAFVGHYRAYGVQRFLLAFHFPDHTSDDKRVHLLDTCGALGISPALANIGPWHEHTNTRLRDELRALAGPGWHLLADADEFHTYPNGLVDTLHEAASAGIGTVGGLMLDRIAIDGQLRPWNPQQGLDRAYPLGGFLTHYLLRGDPRKIVLAHSNVPIASGNHRAPGHRPLNRLPVVVHHFKWRHGVFTYLQQRVNHLANGSWRSSSPAMLRESRRLLDHLTRHDGHIAVDSPTLPLRPVTLDELPAWWAQEAAHIIDTWRPPPQNDPTGTISSPSPSGTSNRA; this is encoded by the coding sequence ATGCCGATCCCGCCGCTGATCGCCGTCATCGGGCCGGTTGAACCAGACCTGCTCACCGCCTTCGTCGGGCACTACCGCGCCTACGGCGTGCAACGGTTCCTGCTCGCCTTCCACTTCCCCGACCACACCAGTGACGACAAGCGCGTCCACCTTCTCGACACCTGCGGCGCTCTCGGCATCAGTCCCGCACTGGCCAACATCGGCCCCTGGCACGAGCACACCAACACCCGCCTCCGCGACGAACTGCGCGCCCTCGCCGGCCCCGGCTGGCACCTGCTCGCGGACGCCGACGAGTTCCACACCTACCCGAACGGCCTGGTCGACACCCTGCACGAAGCGGCCAGCGCCGGCATCGGCACGGTCGGTGGACTGATGCTCGACCGGATCGCCATAGACGGCCAACTCCGGCCATGGAACCCGCAGCAGGGCCTCGACCGCGCCTACCCACTCGGCGGGTTCCTCACCCACTACCTACTGCGCGGTGACCCGCGAAAGATCGTCCTGGCCCACTCCAACGTCCCGATCGCCAGCGGCAACCACCGCGCCCCCGGACACCGACCACTGAACCGGCTACCAGTCGTGGTGCATCACTTCAAGTGGCGCCACGGGGTCTTCACCTACCTCCAGCAGCGCGTCAACCACCTTGCGAACGGCAGTTGGCGCAGCAGCAGCCCCGCCATGCTGCGGGAATCCCGACGCCTGCTCGACCACCTCACCCGCCACGACGGGCACATCGCCGTCGACTCACCCACATTGCCGCTGCGCCCGGTAACCCTCGACGAGCTACCGGCCTGGTGGGCGCAAGAGGCCGCCCACATCATCGACACCTGGCGGCCACCGCCTCAGAACGACCCGACCGGCACGATCTCCTCACCCTCACCGTCCGGCACGTCAAACCGGGCGTAG
- a CDS encoding AAA family ATPase: protein MDELAPVVFFLVGLTGSGKTTYARRALEPAGAVRLSVDEEVFARHGRYGVDYPEYEYFEREAPVVAEVRDRLVRLVSEGRDVVLDHGLWRRADRDAWKKLVETAGGRWRLLYFPVPREELLRRLTARNQEEHANALAVTESALDDFYARFDVPDGEGEEIVPVGSF from the coding sequence GTGGACGAGCTAGCGCCGGTGGTGTTCTTCCTGGTGGGGCTGACCGGCTCGGGCAAGACCACGTACGCGAGGCGGGCGCTGGAGCCGGCGGGGGCGGTGCGGCTGTCGGTGGACGAGGAGGTCTTCGCCCGGCATGGCCGGTACGGGGTCGACTATCCGGAGTACGAGTACTTCGAGCGAGAGGCGCCGGTCGTGGCCGAGGTGCGGGACCGGCTGGTCCGGCTGGTGTCCGAGGGGCGTGACGTGGTGCTCGATCACGGGTTGTGGCGTCGGGCGGATCGTGACGCGTGGAAGAAGCTGGTGGAGACGGCCGGCGGCCGGTGGCGGCTGCTGTACTTCCCGGTCCCCCGCGAGGAGCTGCTTCGCCGTCTGACGGCTCGTAACCAGGAGGAGCACGCCAACGCGCTGGCGGTGACCGAGAGCGCGCTGGACGACTTCTACGCCCGGTTTGACGTGCCGGACGGTGAGGGTGAGGAGATCGTGCCGGTCGGGTCGTTCTGA
- a CDS encoding FkbM family methyltransferase, which yields MSQRLIANTLRAYLRHGPGGAQLATRLNDHLTRHPVTITAHTVDGVAFPNLNTTDIIQRYLYLFGTWEPHLTAWIRRRLAPGDTFIDVGANIGYYSLLAAHLVGPTGRVVAVEPSPHFGRTLAAAAHANNLHHIRIVRAAAYDTTDQVTFYTPSTANLGNTTHVRPRRCAAIAFQAEARPLPSLTTGSELAQARIIKIDAEGAEAAIVRGLTPALDHLRPSAELVIEITPRLLAKQGLAPTDVTGPLTAAGFHAYRLDNDYAASAYPRAQRHPIAPRRWHEPIADMSDIIFSRVNAAFLP from the coding sequence ATGTCGCAGCGCCTTATTGCCAACACTCTCCGGGCCTACCTCCGACACGGTCCCGGCGGTGCCCAGCTAGCCACCCGCCTCAATGACCACCTGACCCGCCATCCCGTCACCATCACCGCACACACCGTCGACGGCGTCGCCTTCCCGAACCTCAACACCACCGACATCATCCAGCGCTACCTCTACCTGTTCGGCACCTGGGAACCACACCTCACCGCCTGGATACGCCGACGCCTCGCCCCCGGCGACACCTTCATCGACGTCGGCGCGAACATTGGCTATTACAGCCTGCTCGCCGCCCACCTCGTCGGTCCGACCGGCCGCGTCGTCGCCGTCGAACCCTCCCCCCACTTCGGCCGCACCCTTGCCGCCGCCGCACACGCCAACAACCTTCACCACATCCGGATCGTTCGCGCCGCCGCATACGACACCACCGACCAGGTCACCTTCTACACACCGAGTACGGCCAACCTCGGCAACACCACCCACGTACGGCCACGCCGCTGCGCCGCCATAGCGTTCCAGGCAGAGGCCAGACCCCTGCCCAGCCTCACCACCGGAAGCGAACTCGCCCAGGCCCGCATCATCAAGATCGACGCCGAAGGAGCCGAAGCGGCCATCGTCCGAGGACTCACCCCAGCGCTTGATCACCTTCGCCCCTCGGCCGAACTCGTCATCGAGATCACCCCGCGCCTACTGGCAAAGCAGGGACTCGCACCTACCGATGTCACTGGACCGCTCACCGCGGCAGGATTCCACGCGTACCGCCTCGACAACGACTACGCCGCCAGCGCCTACCCCCGAGCCCAACGTCATCCCATCGCGCCCCGTCGATGGCATGAGCCAATCGCTGACATGAGTGACATCATCTTCTCGCGGGTCAACGCGGCCTTCCTCCCGTGA
- a CDS encoding replication-relaxation family protein, whose translation MGPHGNPKVPPARRPDGGDTRRLGRRHWALLALLAEHGVLHTGQITALLFGSRPAAVRHLTRLMRAGLVRRFVHRNDPTHLAYYELSADGAERLTVRLREANRPVPVAMGKPGPDLFVVNEFFVGLVGEARRQGRGVLFRWRRALEAAVWLREHAVPAAPSAYGVWIEDGAAVRFLLHVDHDKPGRLSSTPAPPAAAWLADYRQAPRGVPATAVLVLCPTRQREDELHRDLTADPLPVTVATTTFEQLATAGNGAEAIWRVVGAEPAVLLRLAEIGR comes from the coding sequence GTGGGACCGCACGGCAACCCGAAGGTCCCGCCTGCTCGTCGGCCTGATGGCGGCGACACCCGCAGGCTGGGTCGGCGGCATTGGGCGTTGCTGGCCCTGTTGGCAGAGCACGGAGTGCTGCACACCGGGCAGATAACGGCATTGCTGTTCGGGAGTCGGCCCGCCGCTGTCCGTCACCTAACCAGGTTGATGCGGGCGGGGCTAGTGCGCCGGTTCGTTCACAGGAACGACCCGACGCATCTGGCGTACTACGAACTGAGCGCTGACGGGGCGGAAAGGTTGACTGTCCGGCTGCGCGAGGCAAATCGGCCGGTACCGGTGGCAATGGGCAAGCCAGGCCCAGACCTGTTCGTGGTCAACGAGTTCTTCGTCGGCCTGGTCGGTGAGGCCCGCCGTCAAGGGCGGGGTGTTCTGTTCCGGTGGCGCAGGGCGCTGGAAGCGGCGGTGTGGCTACGCGAGCATGCGGTGCCGGCGGCACCGAGCGCGTACGGAGTATGGATCGAGGACGGGGCAGCGGTCCGGTTCCTCCTGCACGTCGACCACGACAAGCCAGGCCGCTTATCCAGCACCCCGGCACCGCCGGCGGCTGCCTGGCTGGCCGACTACCGCCAGGCTCCCCGAGGCGTGCCCGCCACCGCTGTCCTGGTGCTGTGCCCAACCCGCCAGCGGGAAGACGAGCTGCACCGCGACCTGACCGCCGACCCGCTACCGGTGACCGTCGCGACCACCACCTTCGAGCAGCTCGCCACGGCCGGCAACGGCGCCGAGGCGATCTGGCGCGTCGTCGGCGCCGAGCCAGCCGTGCTGCTGCGGTTGGCCGAGATCGGCCGGTAG
- a CDS encoding replication-relaxation family protein, with amino-acid sequence MDETFLRVQARLTDRDHVLLGWLADHGVLTTVQINHALYGSLDFAQRRLRKLCQVGLLGRFRPFRAQGGTYPYHYVLGQLGTEVVAAHRGDELPRKDHARRRRWQLTNRANLPHLLGTNQFFTDLAGHARAHPDASLDRWWPAARYQRMGAFTEPGDDVRVRVYTPRARPDGHGIWTEHGISLPFFVEHDTGTESLSVLISKITGYLDLARVTGRAWPVLFWLHSAARERHLHTRLTEAGGRYPIATAARDSARQRAADPADDVWRIHRQPGAPLRLASLAHALPGERGQTA; translated from the coding sequence ATGGATGAAACGTTCCTGCGGGTACAGGCCCGCCTCACCGACCGCGACCACGTCCTGCTCGGCTGGCTGGCCGACCACGGCGTGCTCACCACCGTCCAGATCAACCACGCCCTGTACGGCTCCCTCGACTTCGCCCAACGACGCCTCCGCAAACTCTGCCAGGTCGGCCTGCTGGGCCGGTTCCGGCCGTTCCGGGCCCAGGGCGGCACCTACCCCTATCACTACGTCCTCGGCCAACTCGGGACCGAGGTCGTCGCCGCGCACCGCGGCGACGAGCTGCCCCGCAAAGACCACGCCCGCCGACGACGATGGCAGTTGACCAACCGGGCCAACCTGCCGCACCTGCTCGGCACTAACCAGTTCTTCACCGACCTCGCAGGACACGCCCGCGCCCACCCCGACGCCAGCCTCGACCGATGGTGGCCAGCAGCCCGCTACCAACGGATGGGCGCCTTCACCGAGCCCGGTGACGACGTGCGGGTCCGCGTCTACACGCCACGGGCCCGGCCTGATGGGCACGGGATCTGGACCGAACACGGGATCAGCCTGCCGTTCTTCGTCGAGCACGACACCGGAACCGAATCCCTCTCCGTCCTGATCTCCAAGATCACCGGATACCTGGACCTGGCCCGAGTAACCGGCAGAGCATGGCCGGTGCTGTTCTGGCTGCACTCCGCCGCCCGAGAACGTCACCTCCACACACGCCTCACCGAGGCCGGCGGCAGATACCCGATCGCCACCGCAGCCCGCGACAGCGCCAGACAACGGGCCGCCGACCCCGCCGATGACGTCTGGCGCATCCACCGCCAGCCCGGTGCGCCGCTACGCCTCGCCAGCCTCGCCCATGCCCTGCCGGGCGAGCGAGGCCAGACAGCGTGA
- a CDS encoding helix-turn-helix domain-containing protein, translating to MPRSVEKDTPSFGSALRERRNAAGLSLTELSQLVHYSKSYLSKIENGLKVPSLDLARRCDAQLGARGALAALAPESPPSPSPPPAGTADVWTMGLSPDGHSEFSGRHRQGPETTGVATVYTWRLQPTSGPRHTEGETLPAFLTIFQESRRLGQTIAPAALIPMLIAQTNALRVMAPQARSDDRARILTLAARFAEYTGWMAQEAGDDGAAMWWTDHACDLAEAAGYHDLAAYALVRQALITMYRHNAPGTVELAQLAQEQTQNPRICGLAAQREAQGHAIAGDYDACLRALDRARDLLNVRGEDDEPIIGTSTVEDPVTLATAWCLHDLGRPEAAVELFDAAIRSIPVHAHRARARYTARWALALAAAGETERACLEVEPVLEALARADSATIRVDLRRLAQELARAHHKTAVRELSPRLASTLHTGTLHT from the coding sequence ATGCCTCGAAGCGTCGAGAAGGACACACCGTCATTTGGAAGTGCGTTGCGGGAGCGTCGTAACGCCGCTGGCCTGTCGCTCACGGAGTTGAGTCAGCTGGTTCATTACAGTAAGAGCTACCTCAGCAAGATCGAAAATGGGTTGAAGGTTCCGAGCCTGGATCTGGCGCGGAGGTGCGACGCGCAGTTGGGCGCCCGTGGAGCCCTGGCCGCGCTCGCGCCGGAGTCGCCACCGAGCCCCTCGCCGCCTCCGGCGGGTACGGCGGACGTCTGGACGATGGGTCTCAGCCCCGACGGACACAGCGAGTTCAGTGGCCGGCACCGGCAAGGCCCCGAGACGACCGGGGTAGCCACCGTGTACACGTGGAGGCTGCAGCCGACCTCCGGCCCACGACACACCGAAGGCGAAACCTTACCCGCCTTCCTGACGATATTTCAGGAGTCACGCCGTCTCGGACAGACCATCGCACCAGCGGCACTGATCCCCATGCTGATCGCGCAGACCAACGCCCTCCGCGTCATGGCGCCGCAGGCGAGGTCCGACGATCGGGCTCGCATACTCACCCTCGCCGCACGCTTCGCCGAGTACACGGGCTGGATGGCCCAGGAGGCCGGCGACGACGGGGCGGCGATGTGGTGGACAGATCACGCTTGCGACCTCGCAGAGGCAGCGGGATACCACGACCTCGCGGCGTACGCACTTGTCCGGCAGGCGCTGATCACGATGTATCGACACAATGCCCCCGGCACCGTCGAACTTGCGCAACTGGCCCAGGAGCAGACTCAGAATCCCAGGATCTGTGGACTGGCCGCGCAACGTGAAGCCCAGGGGCATGCCATTGCCGGTGATTACGACGCCTGTCTGAGGGCTCTCGACCGCGCCCGCGACCTGCTGAACGTGCGCGGTGAAGACGACGAACCCATCATCGGCACGTCAACCGTCGAGGATCCAGTCACCCTCGCGACTGCTTGGTGCCTCCATGATCTCGGACGTCCGGAAGCGGCGGTCGAACTGTTCGATGCCGCGATCCGCAGTATCCCCGTGCACGCGCACCGTGCGAGAGCCCGTTACACGGCTCGGTGGGCGCTTGCGTTGGCAGCTGCCGGGGAGACCGAGCGGGCGTGTCTCGAGGTGGAGCCCGTCCTGGAGGCCCTCGCCCGTGCGGACTCCGCCACCATCCGGGTGGACCTCCGTCGGCTCGCTCAGGAACTTGCACGGGCACACCACAAGACTGCGGTGCGGGAACTGTCACCCCGCCTTGCCTCGACCCTCCACACCGGCACCCTCCACACTTGA
- a CDS encoding toll/interleukin-1 receptor domain-containing protein yields MAKVFISYRNSDDPSAAVLLARSIDERLGEGESFLDSKSIPLGVDFRPTLWGQLAKCVAMVVVIGPRWLVPDADGERRVDRTDDFVRQEIEFALQIGIPIIPVLVGGAAKPSDGVLPASLAALEHRQYLTLRHRSADRDLERLLDQLQELVVASNGPGTGAKRSDSPPAAGGITFNGRVRVGGDIVNGSKYVTRYE; encoded by the coding sequence ATGGCCAAGGTTTTTATCAGCTATCGGAACAGTGACGATCCATCGGCTGCCGTGCTACTGGCGCGGAGCATCGACGAGCGGCTAGGAGAGGGCGAATCCTTTTTGGACAGCAAGTCCATTCCGCTCGGAGTCGATTTCCGGCCCACACTGTGGGGTCAGCTCGCCAAATGTGTGGCGATGGTTGTCGTCATCGGTCCCAGATGGCTGGTTCCCGACGCGGATGGCGAACGTCGCGTAGATCGCACGGACGACTTCGTACGGCAGGAAATCGAATTCGCCCTCCAAATCGGAATCCCAATCATCCCTGTGCTGGTGGGTGGCGCCGCGAAGCCCTCCGATGGCGTTCTGCCGGCGTCGCTCGCCGCGCTCGAGCACCGGCAATACCTGACTCTGCGTCATCGGAGCGCGGACCGGGACCTCGAACGCCTGCTCGACCAACTCCAGGAGCTTGTGGTGGCGAGCAACGGTCCCGGCACCGGCGCCAAGCGGTCGGACAGCCCACCTGCGGCCGGCGGCATTACCTTCAACGGCCGCGTACGCGTGGGTGGAGACATCGTCAACGGCTCCAAGTACGTGACCCGGTATGAGTGA
- a CDS encoding DEAD/DEAH box helicase family protein, with amino-acid sequence MSDGGGLGISTTPVLQFISQARSEWGLNVATTILGDGPVAEDLRADCHG; translated from the coding sequence ATCTCCGACGGCGGCGGGCTCGGGATCAGCACCACGCCTGTCCTGCAGTTTATATCGCAGGCGAGGTCGGAGTGGGGCCTCAACGTCGCCACCACGATCCTCGGCGACGGGCCCGTCGCCGAGGACCTGCGGGCCGATTGCCACGGTTAG
- a CDS encoding SLATT domain-containing protein, translating into MATDPAVKTERDEYLLAQVREAFGRVVYSHKTHEKQADLCFRKHRSQQAALVVFTAVSAGTFLAALLGNFVSPKIASLVTSFIALIVTALTLATKSFKFGEESEAHRDIASRLWDVRESYLSLIADLMSGATSASDARERRDKLQEATRVAYADAPRTTSKAYGKAQDGLKNNEELTFTSREIDLFLPEALRLNEREAAA; encoded by the coding sequence ATGGCGACAGACCCCGCCGTCAAGACAGAGCGAGATGAGTACCTGTTGGCCCAGGTGCGGGAGGCGTTCGGTCGTGTGGTCTACAGCCACAAGACCCACGAGAAGCAAGCCGACCTATGCTTCCGGAAGCATCGCAGCCAGCAGGCTGCGCTTGTCGTCTTCACGGCGGTCAGCGCCGGCACGTTCCTCGCGGCGCTGCTCGGGAACTTCGTGAGCCCGAAGATCGCAAGCCTCGTCACGTCGTTCATCGCCCTGATCGTCACAGCGCTGACCCTCGCGACGAAGAGCTTCAAGTTCGGCGAGGAGTCCGAGGCGCACCGCGACATCGCCTCGCGCCTGTGGGACGTGCGCGAGTCGTACCTGTCTCTGATCGCCGACCTGATGTCCGGCGCGACGTCGGCGTCCGATGCCCGTGAGCGCCGTGACAAGCTCCAAGAGGCCACGCGTGTGGCTTACGCCGACGCGCCCAGGACCACGTCCAAGGCATATGGCAAGGCGCAGGACGGGCTTAAGAACAACGAGGAGCTGACGTTCACGTCACGCGAGATCGACCTCTTCCTGCCGGAGGCCCTCCGGCTCAACGAGAGGGAGGCGGCCGCATGA